In one Methanosarcinales archaeon genomic region, the following are encoded:
- the aksA gene encoding homoaconitate hydratase (in Methanococcus jannaschii this protein catalyzes the condensation of alpha-ketoglutarate and acetyl-CoA to form trans-homoaconitate; functions in alphaketosuberate synthesis which is a precursor in coenzyme B and biotin synthesis), producing MQYSRNKLVDIINKRPKDIEICDVTLRDGEQTPGTAFTSNEKKHIAQELDNIGIEVIEAGFPVVSQGERDTVREISNMGLDAKICCLSRAVIPDIDVAIGCDVDIVSIFIATSDLHLKYKYHKTCLEATECALGALEYAKDHGLTVRFAAEDATRTDVNTLKGIFKMAEERHADYVSIADTVGILNPSTTEYLVSEIKKDIKTDLCIHCHNDLGMATANTIAASEAGAKQLHTTVNGIGERAGNAALEEILMSLLVQYGIDRYQTTNITKLSRMVVEYSGIKLAKNKAVVGDHAFAHESGIHVAAILEEPSTYELFSPELVGGKRSLIIGKHTGTKALKGIVQTMGYDLNHDQLCRLLDKVKDCTHAKRGIPCKRLEEFIKDIMAS from the coding sequence ATGCAGTATTCCAGGAACAAATTAGTCGACATCATTAATAAGAGACCAAAAGATATCGAGATCTGTGATGTTACCCTCAGGGACGGTGAACAGACTCCAGGTACAGCTTTTACTTCAAATGAGAAAAAACATATTGCGCAAGAACTTGACAATATTGGCATCGAAGTGATCGAGGCCGGTTTCCCTGTAGTATCCCAGGGAGAACGGGATACTGTGAGGGAAATCTCAAATATGGGTCTTGATGCCAAGATATGTTGTTTATCCCGTGCTGTGATCCCTGATATTGATGTAGCTATTGGCTGTGATGTAGACATTGTCAGCATTTTTATTGCAACTTCTGATCTTCACCTTAAATATAAATATCACAAAACATGCCTGGAAGCTACCGAATGTGCCCTCGGCGCTCTGGAATATGCCAAAGATCATGGGCTTACAGTACGGTTTGCTGCAGAGGATGCCACGCGTACAGATGTTAATACGTTAAAAGGTATTTTCAAGATGGCAGAAGAACGCCATGCAGATTATGTTAGCATAGCTGACACTGTAGGGATATTAAATCCTTCAACTACTGAATATCTTGTAAGTGAAATTAAAAAAGACATCAAGACAGATCTTTGCATCCACTGTCATAATGATCTGGGTATGGCCACAGCCAATACGATTGCCGCTTCAGAAGCCGGTGCGAAACAACTGCATACCACGGTTAACGGAATCGGAGAAAGGGCAGGTAATGCAGCTTTAGAAGAAATATTGATGTCACTACTTGTTCAGTACGGTATTGATAGGTACCAGACCACCAATATTACCAAATTGTCCAGAATGGTTGTTGAATACTCGGGAATAAAATTAGCAAAAAACAAGGCTGTAGTGGGCGATCATGCTTTTGCCCATGAAAGCGGGATACATGTAGCTGCGATTCTTGAAGAACCCAGTACTTATGAATTGTTCTCCCCTGAACTGGTAGGGGGTAAACGCAGCCTGATTATCGGCAAACATACCGGGACAAAGGCATTAAAAGGTATTGTCCAGACCATGGGTTATGACCTTAACCATGACCAGTTATGCAGACTCCTGGATAAGGTCAAGGACTGCACTCATGCAAAACGCGGCATTCCTTGCAAACGTCTGGAAGAATTTATAAAAGATATTATGGCAAGTTGA